In Chthonomonas sp., a single genomic region encodes these proteins:
- a CDS encoding PQQ-dependent sugar dehydrogenase, protein MRPLSSRWGVALTALTVLGMIACSRSGEGQPVTAAAGAVGADTPAFWVRPGFKVTRVASDLSNARFMEFGPNGDLYMSRPNRGDILTLRRNGDQYKVSGTFIKNKPSAHGMSFYDGWLYFSTTGEIYRSQDTNGDGVADTTELLLNTDQLGARGGGHWWRPVLVTEKGIFTGIGDGGNINDEYESMRQKLWFFPHGSTERQLWSSGTRNTEKLRIRPGTQEVWGMDHGSDNWGKTLGEKTGTDQPFTDRVPPDEFNHYKEGQFYGHPFVLGNGIPRLEFKDRPDFIELARKTVVPEWNFGAHWAMNGFCFATSRALGDDVQGDAFCAAHGSWNSVVKVGYRIERVLFDRVTGKPYGSLAMVKTLGPNGEVLARPVDCVEEPGGSILFSCDYTNAIYRLERLPAR, encoded by the coding sequence ATGAGACCACTAAGCTCGCGTTGGGGAGTGGCGCTAACCGCGCTGACGGTCCTGGGCATGATTGCGTGCTCCCGCAGCGGGGAGGGCCAGCCGGTGACGGCAGCGGCGGGTGCCGTTGGGGCCGACACCCCCGCCTTCTGGGTGCGTCCGGGGTTCAAGGTTACGCGCGTCGCCTCCGATCTGAGCAACGCAAGATTTATGGAGTTCGGGCCCAATGGCGACCTGTACATGAGTCGTCCCAATCGCGGCGACATCCTTACGCTGCGACGCAACGGTGATCAATATAAGGTTTCGGGGACATTCATCAAGAACAAGCCCTCCGCCCACGGCATGAGCTTCTATGACGGCTGGCTCTACTTCTCCACAACCGGTGAGATCTACCGATCGCAAGATACGAACGGAGACGGCGTCGCTGATACGACGGAGCTTCTTCTGAATACAGATCAACTGGGTGCACGCGGCGGCGGACATTGGTGGCGCCCCGTGCTGGTGACTGAGAAGGGGATCTTCACGGGCATTGGCGACGGAGGAAACATCAACGACGAATACGAATCGATGCGTCAGAAGCTGTGGTTCTTCCCCCATGGTTCGACCGAACGGCAACTGTGGTCGTCTGGCACGCGCAACACCGAGAAGCTTCGAATCCGCCCGGGGACGCAAGAGGTCTGGGGCATGGACCATGGCAGTGACAACTGGGGAAAGACACTGGGCGAGAAGACGGGCACAGATCAACCCTTCACAGATCGTGTTCCTCCCGATGAATTCAATCATTACAAGGAAGGTCAATTTTACGGACATCCCTTCGTGCTTGGAAATGGTATCCCGCGATTGGAGTTTAAGGATCGACCGGACTTCATCGAACTCGCTCGGAAGACGGTCGTCCCCGAGTGGAACTTCGGCGCACACTGGGCGATGAATGGATTCTGTTTCGCGACGAGTCGGGCATTGGGCGACGATGTGCAGGGGGACGCGTTCTGCGCAGCCCATGGGTCATGGAACAGCGTGGTCAAGGTCGGCTACCGCATCGAACGGGTTCTATTCGACCGCGTGACTGGAAAGCCTTACGGCTCTCTGGCCATGGTCAAGACGCTCGGACCGAACGGAGAAGTCTTGGCGCGTCCGGTCGATTGCGTCGAAGAGCCAGGGGGCTCCATCCTCTTCTCATGCGATTACACCAACGCCATCTATCGCTTGGAACGGCTGCCAGCGCGCTGA
- the polA gene encoding DNA polymerase I, producing the protein MPEKRLILIDGFSLLYRAFYGNKFMSTTDGRPTNALYGFCAMIFRMIETEKPAGVLVALDAPGKTFRHAEYAEYKGTRREMPEEMRVQLPVARELIKALGIPQIELTGWEADDIVGTLSLQAEQHGYKTTIVTGDLDSLQLVDEQVSVVTPKVGVTEVVMYDPAAVRERYGFEPDQLRDYKALAGDTSDNIPGVPGIGDKSAKLLIDKFGTVEEMLDRLEEVPDKFRTKIETAVEAIPKWKDLCTIRRDAPIEWDFAQFQVSPSQYEAARKMLESLEFRNFVKRLPLVFAPYLEGAEHAASVVETVVERVEVQSQRDLRSGEDLRKWIDGKPFAVVAAGPDQAGMFDDGARTLIFARDGDVVRLDTQAADPVVAEHLALARAHDAKSMLARLQAAKLSELQPVRFDAMLAGYVLQSGRAQYAMRDLIQGYLDVEAPESAEACAVGLDRLEAVMRNRLEREGQMKILDEIEGPLAPVLAEMERHGIAVSRDFLTDFSKSLDVQIRATAQKVYELAGQEFVIGSPKQLGEILFDKLGIPGAKKTKTGYATGAEILQTLEGQYPIATQVLAWRELTKLKSTYADALPRMIGPDGRIHTSYNQTVAATGRLSSNEPNLQNIPIRTELGRQIRRAFVAAPGTQLVSLDYSQIELRLLAHLCKDSVLVEAFSQRVDVHTVTAALMFHVDEADVTKEQRRLAKMLNYAVLYGVTDFGLANQLGGGFSISEAKQLIQQYNERFPTVKAFTESVVEDARAKGFTTTMLGRRRYFPDIHAANRNERTYAERQAINAPIQGAAADMIKVAMLNVRRNLGVCGIKMLLQVHDELVFEMTPNEMAAVGQIRSEMENAMPLDVPTEVDAKAGANWSDMALVPR; encoded by the coding sequence ATGCCCGAAAAGCGCCTCATTCTCATCGACGGGTTTAGCTTGCTCTACCGTGCCTTTTACGGCAACAAGTTCATGAGCACGACCGACGGTCGGCCAACCAATGCGCTTTATGGGTTCTGCGCCATGATCTTCCGAATGATCGAGACCGAGAAGCCGGCCGGGGTGCTCGTTGCTCTCGATGCCCCTGGCAAGACTTTTCGTCACGCGGAGTACGCGGAATACAAGGGAACGCGTCGGGAGATGCCAGAAGAGATGCGCGTCCAGTTGCCGGTCGCGCGGGAACTGATCAAGGCACTGGGTATCCCCCAAATCGAACTGACGGGTTGGGAGGCTGACGATATTGTAGGGACCCTTAGCCTCCAGGCGGAGCAACACGGTTACAAAACCACTATCGTCACGGGTGATCTGGACTCGTTGCAGCTCGTTGACGAGCAAGTCAGCGTCGTCACGCCCAAGGTCGGAGTCACCGAAGTCGTGATGTATGATCCCGCCGCAGTCCGCGAACGGTACGGATTCGAGCCCGATCAACTCCGAGATTACAAGGCGCTCGCCGGAGACACCAGCGACAACATCCCGGGAGTGCCCGGGATCGGCGACAAATCGGCCAAACTCCTCATCGACAAATTCGGCACGGTCGAGGAGATGCTCGACCGATTGGAGGAGGTCCCGGACAAGTTCCGGACCAAGATCGAGACTGCGGTCGAAGCAATCCCGAAGTGGAAAGACCTCTGCACGATTCGCCGCGATGCTCCCATCGAGTGGGATTTTGCCCAGTTCCAAGTGAGCCCTAGCCAGTACGAAGCGGCGCGAAAGATGCTGGAGTCGTTGGAATTCCGTAACTTCGTGAAGCGGCTTCCGCTCGTGTTCGCACCCTACCTGGAGGGGGCTGAGCATGCCGCATCCGTGGTAGAAACCGTGGTCGAGAGAGTCGAAGTGCAGTCGCAGCGCGATTTGCGGTCCGGCGAGGACCTCCGAAAGTGGATTGATGGCAAGCCGTTCGCCGTGGTCGCAGCCGGGCCCGACCAGGCAGGCATGTTCGATGACGGCGCGCGAACGCTCATCTTTGCGCGCGACGGCGATGTGGTTCGCTTGGACACCCAGGCGGCGGATCCCGTAGTTGCCGAGCACTTAGCGCTCGCCCGCGCGCACGACGCCAAATCCATGCTCGCACGATTGCAAGCGGCGAAGCTCAGTGAGTTGCAGCCCGTCCGATTCGACGCGATGCTGGCGGGGTACGTGCTGCAATCGGGCCGCGCGCAATACGCCATGCGCGATCTCATCCAGGGCTACCTGGATGTCGAAGCCCCGGAGAGCGCGGAGGCTTGTGCGGTCGGTCTCGACCGGCTGGAGGCCGTGATGCGCAATCGGCTGGAGCGCGAGGGTCAAATGAAGATTCTCGACGAGATCGAGGGGCCGCTCGCCCCGGTACTCGCCGAAATGGAGCGACATGGGATCGCGGTCAGCCGGGATTTCCTCACCGACTTTTCCAAGTCGCTGGACGTTCAGATCCGGGCAACTGCGCAGAAGGTGTACGAGCTGGCCGGACAGGAATTCGTGATCGGTTCGCCCAAGCAGCTGGGGGAAATTCTCTTCGACAAGCTGGGTATCCCTGGGGCGAAGAAGACCAAGACGGGATACGCCACCGGCGCAGAGATTCTACAGACCCTTGAGGGGCAGTACCCCATCGCGACTCAGGTGCTCGCCTGGCGCGAACTCACCAAGCTCAAATCGACCTACGCCGATGCGCTCCCGAGGATGATTGGGCCTGACGGGCGGATCCACACAAGCTACAACCAGACCGTGGCCGCAACCGGGCGACTCAGTTCAAATGAGCCGAACCTGCAGAACATCCCGATACGAACCGAGCTAGGTCGGCAGATTCGCCGCGCATTTGTCGCCGCGCCGGGCACTCAGCTCGTCAGTCTGGATTACTCTCAGATCGAACTTCGTCTGCTCGCCCACCTGTGCAAAGACTCGGTGCTTGTCGAAGCGTTCTCCCAGCGAGTCGACGTACATACCGTGACCGCTGCACTTATGTTCCACGTTGACGAGGCCGATGTAACCAAGGAGCAGCGTCGCCTTGCAAAGATGTTGAACTACGCGGTGTTGTATGGCGTGACCGACTTCGGCCTGGCCAACCAGTTGGGTGGTGGGTTCAGCATCAGCGAGGCCAAGCAGCTGATCCAGCAGTACAACGAACGGTTCCCGACGGTCAAGGCGTTTACGGAGTCGGTGGTCGAGGATGCTCGCGCGAAGGGATTCACGACGACGATGCTGGGTCGCCGCCGGTACTTCCCGGACATCCACGCCGCCAATCGCAACGAGCGGACGTACGCCGAGAGGCAGGCGATCAACGCTCCGATCCAGGGTGCCGCTGCCGACATGATCAAGGTCGCGATGCTGAATGTGCGCCGGAACCTGGGTGTCTGCGGCATCAAAATGCTGCTCCAGGTGCACGACGAACTGGTCTTCGAGATGACTCCAAATGAGATGGCTGCCGTCGGCCAGATCCGGAGCGAGATGGAGAATGCCATGCCGCTGGATGTGCCGACCGAGGTCGATGCCAAGGCGGGCGCGAACTGGAGCGACATGGCCCTGGTCCCTCGCTGA
- a CDS encoding 50S ribosomal protein L1: protein MPKVKRKNPTSQRYAALAKQVDKDQFLDPAAAVTLVKATANTKFVESVDISIKLGIDTKKGDQNVRGTTSLPHGIGKIKRVAVLAKGDAAKEAEEAGADTVGAEELITKIANGFKDFDVLLAHEEMAPQIGKISKALGPKTPNKRNGTVTSTVAAAVREIKGATRVEYRADKGGVIHVPIGKVNFDDAKLIENFHAALGAVIKAKPSSAKGKYIQSVTLSSTMGPGVPIDVAVASKASGG from the coding sequence TTGCCTAAAGTAAAACGAAAGAACCCCACTTCGCAGCGCTATGCTGCCCTCGCCAAGCAGGTCGACAAGGACCAGTTCCTGGACCCGGCAGCCGCCGTCACCCTCGTGAAGGCCACCGCCAACACGAAGTTCGTCGAGTCAGTCGACATCTCGATCAAGCTCGGCATCGACACCAAGAAGGGTGATCAAAACGTTCGCGGAACGACTTCGCTCCCCCATGGCATTGGCAAGATCAAGCGCGTGGCCGTCCTCGCCAAGGGTGACGCCGCAAAAGAGGCTGAAGAGGCAGGCGCAGACACCGTCGGCGCAGAAGAGCTGATCACCAAGATCGCCAACGGTTTCAAGGACTTCGATGTCCTGCTCGCTCACGAAGAGATGGCCCCCCAGATCGGCAAGATCTCGAAGGCTCTCGGCCCCAAGACTCCGAACAAGCGCAACGGCACCGTGACTTCGACCGTCGCCGCCGCCGTTCGCGAGATCAAGGGCGCGACGCGCGTCGAATACCGCGCGGACAAGGGTGGAGTCATCCACGTACCGATCGGCAAGGTCAACTTCGACGACGCGAAGCTCATCGAGAACTTCCACGCGGCTCTGGGCGCGGTAATCAAGGCGAAGCCAAGCTCGGCCAAGGGCAAGTACATTCAGAGCGTGACTCTGAGCAGCACCATGGGCCCCGGCGTCCCGATTGATGTCGCGGTCGCAAGCAAAGCCTCGGGCGGCTAG
- a CDS encoding S8 family serine peptidase: protein MSARGCWRTCALIVVGLSALTPAWANPVSDFQAEAIRREKRLPDPKWADWAGGPSSRVQVKLADPRALASVARKAKALAYEPMSSDAHWAVLTFDSAASATRALSSLRSMGALQVFQETTRTVVKDAFVPVDPYYFPNNPSSPWPGQWTLNNTFTAGRDINVIPAWNNDFTGLGITVGIVDDGVLVTHPDLTAGISLTNGKNFQNGSSNPSPSYNDDNHGTAVAGIVAARGNTVGVVGVAPKSTIAGLRLDFYSGTFDTMDADATRYRSIVGDNAIRVKNHSYGPAAIFASAAGTTQAIRDSAAAGTIHVRSAGNARGSIAEDVNKYAERNIPETLVVGAIGSDGTFLPSSSYGASLTCVAPSCEFLAVTPGLLVLTTDRTGEGLGFNGAADSFPNADYTSRMGYTSAAAPLVTGAMVLLVERRPAADVRYAKHLIARSSKQVDPTDSTSASDGGWKTNAAGFKFNQNYGWGMIDVGSLLNQAALYTSATTLTTQTTGTVNVAAAVPDNNATGISRTFTLASGAPMEELLVTLNVTHTWRGDLEAFVTSPSGTTSRLFLQAGSDNGVNMNWTFSSNAFWGENPAGTWTIRLTDRGAADVGTWNSYVATARMGTLVPAATTINGTIDLQGWPGARLNGEPVTLELRDGSNAVVATINTTLNASGQYSISTPLTGTYDLTAKGRTWLRARRTALVVNGTTLNAQNFSLINGDSNGDNFVDLFDYLIMSDSYETGLGDSQFDARADLNGDDAVDLFDYLILSGAYELEGDV, encoded by the coding sequence ATGTCTGCACGCGGTTGTTGGAGAACATGCGCCCTGATCGTTGTCGGTCTCAGCGCACTTACACCAGCTTGGGCAAATCCGGTCTCGGATTTCCAGGCGGAAGCCATCCGGCGCGAGAAGCGGTTGCCGGATCCCAAGTGGGCGGATTGGGCTGGCGGTCCGAGTTCGCGAGTTCAAGTCAAGCTTGCCGACCCAAGGGCGCTTGCATCGGTCGCTCGCAAGGCCAAAGCTCTCGCGTACGAGCCGATGAGCAGCGATGCCCACTGGGCAGTCCTCACGTTTGATTCCGCCGCCAGTGCGACTCGAGCACTCAGTTCCCTGCGCTCGATGGGAGCTTTGCAGGTCTTCCAAGAAACCACGCGCACGGTCGTCAAGGACGCCTTCGTACCGGTCGATCCGTACTATTTCCCCAACAATCCGTCTTCCCCGTGGCCAGGGCAATGGACTCTGAACAACACCTTCACTGCGGGCCGCGACATTAACGTGATTCCCGCTTGGAACAACGACTTTACGGGACTTGGGATCACCGTTGGGATCGTGGATGATGGCGTGCTTGTCACCCATCCGGACCTCACGGCCGGCATCTCGCTCACAAACGGCAAGAATTTCCAGAACGGCAGCAGTAACCCGAGCCCCAGCTACAACGATGACAACCACGGCACCGCGGTTGCAGGCATCGTCGCCGCACGCGGCAACACCGTCGGTGTGGTCGGTGTCGCTCCCAAGAGCACCATCGCCGGGCTGCGACTCGATTTCTATTCGGGGACCTTTGACACCATGGATGCCGACGCGACCCGCTACCGAAGCATCGTTGGCGACAACGCGATTCGCGTCAAGAACCACAGCTACGGTCCCGCAGCCATCTTCGCGAGCGCCGCAGGGACCACGCAGGCCATCCGCGATTCCGCCGCCGCTGGAACAATCCACGTCCGGTCGGCAGGCAATGCCCGTGGCAGCATCGCCGAGGACGTCAACAAGTACGCGGAACGAAACATTCCGGAGACTCTCGTTGTCGGCGCGATCGGCAGCGACGGCACATTCCTGCCAAGCTCAAGCTATGGCGCGAGCCTTACCTGCGTGGCTCCAAGCTGCGAATTTCTCGCCGTCACGCCCGGCCTGCTCGTCCTCACGACGGACCGAACCGGTGAAGGACTCGGCTTCAATGGCGCAGCAGACAGTTTCCCGAACGCGGACTACACGTCCCGCATGGGCTACACCTCCGCGGCCGCTCCCCTCGTGACGGGAGCAATGGTCTTGCTGGTCGAGCGACGCCCTGCTGCGGACGTGCGGTACGCAAAGCATCTGATCGCCCGCAGCTCGAAGCAGGTCGACCCGACGGACAGCACATCAGCGAGCGACGGCGGCTGGAAAACCAATGCGGCCGGATTCAAATTCAACCAGAACTACGGCTGGGGGATGATTGATGTCGGGTCGCTCCTGAACCAGGCGGCGCTCTACACATCCGCCACCACCCTCACGACTCAAACTACCGGTACCGTCAACGTGGCCGCAGCCGTTCCGGACAACAACGCCACCGGAATCTCGCGTACCTTCACGCTTGCCAGCGGTGCACCGATGGAAGAGCTGCTGGTCACGCTAAACGTCACGCACACATGGCGCGGAGATCTGGAAGCGTTCGTGACCTCGCCCAGCGGGACGACGAGTCGACTGTTCCTCCAAGCAGGCAGCGACAATGGCGTGAACATGAACTGGACGTTCAGTTCCAATGCCTTCTGGGGCGAGAACCCCGCAGGAACATGGACGATTCGCCTGACCGACCGCGGCGCGGCGGATGTGGGTACTTGGAACAGCTACGTCGCGACGGCAAGGATGGGCACCCTCGTTCCTGCCGCTACCACTATCAATGGCACCATCGACCTGCAGGGCTGGCCCGGTGCCCGGTTGAACGGGGAACCCGTGACGCTTGAGCTACGCGATGGTAGCAACGCCGTCGTCGCAACGATCAATACTACGTTGAACGCCAGCGGGCAGTACTCGATCAGCACGCCGCTTACCGGCACCTACGATCTGACCGCCAAGGGACGCACCTGGTTGCGGGCACGCCGCACCGCGCTCGTCGTCAACGGCACAACCTTGAACGCACAGAACTTCAGCCTCATCAACGGCGATTCAAACGGCGACAATTTTGTAGACTTGTTCGACTATCTGATCATGTCGGACTCGTACGAGACTGGCTTGGGTGACTCGCAATTCGATGCCCGCGCCGATCTGAACGGCGACGATGCGGTCGATTTGTTCGACTATTTGATCCTCTCGGGCGCGTACGAGCTCGAAGGCGACGTGTAA
- a CDS encoding PD40 domain-containing protein has protein sequence MKFLSRTLLLSLTTAAVVSAQAEPIKRVTFPALSPDGSMVAFSYQGDIWKASSEGGNAVRLTVHPAEDTQPRWTPDGSRIVFTSTRYGNSDLFSMNASGGDLRRLNFESSAEQLINISPDGKFAYGYTSAFGRSDLFRVSLQGGDMIRLTGATYEVEFFPTISPDGKSIAFCSGSSGGGWRNPLQSGSNTAEIWVGDNAVPVRNMRKITNNEWQDLYPNYAPDGKIYFISNRSGWPNLWRMNGDGTKPTQLTQFTEGAMRRLSVSADGKVVAFEFDSEFWRYDVAKQTTTKIALDAPADARATPETTLQLQAGVSNYAVSPDGKRTVIEVRGDLWLIPSTGGTTRRLTQSAAKDELPVWLDNNTILFNTGRTGKRELWTVTTQGVEKVWIADTTDVGNAQLSPDGKMVAYFRGDRQLMVTEAADPRNKRRELTKGRFAGAMMGNDSFSWSPDSKYIAIGLETDRLGTNAHLIDVATGASRIVAQLARSMTPPKFLPNGRSIFFTANEYENLDLYVVDLVQEDLKFTEEDLLSLEEPKKEEPKEKPAVTVKIDMNGILERLRRLTTQGAASAIASPDSKSIWVSAGGAWTNISLATGQAVPNPAMPPTVGNPTFDKSGRLLFVSGGRLLAAGPGAPPVPINFRADLRVDQREEELALFDEIWFMMDRFYYNPAMNNRNWPGIKAKYAKVVPFTTSRTDFYALMGEMMEELDSSHLGATAPDETVRGESDQTGLLGVEWDWNALDARGEYIVASVLPLSPAAHPQSTLMPGDRIVKVNGQSPAPTNPIAKILNGQANKRVTLDIVRDGAPLTLLIKPTVFGAATPLAQAQWVRNNRLLVDKLSNGKLGYVYYASMSQPVQDNFLREIRTQTQGKEGLIIDVRYNGGGSTAQQALGILIKTPWLVRTRRDAPELKMSENIYRGDSLELPSALMINQYSFSNAEIFAEGFRRLKIGPVVGERTGGGVIGTSAAELWDGGSIRMPAWGAYTIDGENLERNGRRADINVLWDPNAALEGRDVQLEAAVRALLKKTK, from the coding sequence ATGAAATTTCTTAGCCGAACTCTCCTGTTGTCGCTGACAACCGCCGCGGTCGTTAGCGCTCAGGCCGAGCCGATCAAGCGAGTCACCTTCCCTGCCTTGTCGCCCGACGGCTCCATGGTCGCATTCAGCTATCAGGGAGACATTTGGAAAGCGTCTTCCGAGGGTGGCAACGCCGTGCGCTTGACCGTCCATCCCGCCGAGGACACCCAGCCACGATGGACCCCCGACGGATCCCGCATCGTTTTCACCAGCACGCGCTACGGCAACTCCGACCTGTTCTCGATGAACGCGTCGGGTGGCGATCTGCGCCGGCTCAACTTTGAGAGCTCGGCGGAGCAGCTGATCAACATCTCGCCCGACGGGAAGTTCGCCTATGGCTACACGAGCGCGTTTGGGCGTAGTGACCTCTTCCGCGTCTCGCTGCAGGGCGGCGACATGATCCGCCTGACGGGAGCCACCTACGAGGTCGAGTTCTTCCCCACTATCTCGCCGGACGGTAAGTCGATCGCGTTTTGCTCGGGGAGCAGTGGCGGCGGCTGGCGCAACCCGCTCCAGAGTGGTAGTAACACCGCGGAGATCTGGGTCGGTGACAACGCCGTGCCGGTGCGGAACATGCGGAAGATCACGAACAACGAGTGGCAAGACCTGTATCCAAACTACGCCCCCGACGGAAAGATCTACTTCATCTCGAACCGGAGCGGCTGGCCAAATCTGTGGCGCATGAACGGCGACGGCACCAAGCCAACTCAGCTCACCCAATTCACTGAGGGAGCCATGCGCCGACTGAGCGTCAGCGCGGATGGCAAGGTGGTGGCATTCGAGTTCGATTCCGAGTTTTGGCGCTATGACGTCGCCAAGCAGACGACCACCAAGATCGCGCTCGATGCCCCCGCCGATGCGCGCGCAACCCCCGAGACGACGTTGCAGCTCCAAGCAGGAGTCTCGAACTACGCGGTTTCGCCGGACGGCAAACGCACCGTCATCGAGGTCCGCGGCGACCTGTGGCTGATCCCGAGCACCGGCGGCACTACTCGGCGACTCACTCAGTCCGCTGCCAAAGACGAGCTCCCGGTCTGGCTCGACAACAACACGATCCTCTTCAACACCGGTCGAACGGGTAAGCGTGAGCTTTGGACGGTGACGACTCAAGGCGTCGAGAAGGTTTGGATCGCCGATACGACCGACGTCGGCAACGCACAACTCTCACCCGACGGCAAGATGGTCGCTTACTTCCGCGGCGATCGGCAGCTCATGGTGACCGAAGCCGCCGACCCGCGCAACAAGCGGCGTGAGCTGACCAAAGGGCGATTCGCTGGCGCAATGATGGGGAACGACTCGTTTAGTTGGTCGCCCGACTCGAAGTACATCGCGATCGGGCTGGAGACAGATCGGCTTGGCACTAACGCGCACTTGATCGACGTGGCGACCGGAGCCTCGAGGATCGTGGCGCAACTTGCGCGGAGTATGACGCCTCCCAAATTCCTCCCGAACGGCCGAAGCATTTTCTTCACGGCGAACGAGTACGAGAACCTTGATCTCTACGTGGTGGACTTGGTCCAGGAGGACCTGAAGTTTACGGAAGAGGACCTGCTCTCACTGGAGGAGCCGAAGAAGGAAGAGCCAAAGGAGAAGCCCGCCGTCACGGTCAAGATCGACATGAACGGGATCCTGGAGAGGTTGCGAAGGCTGACCACGCAGGGCGCGGCCAGCGCCATCGCTAGCCCCGACAGCAAATCGATCTGGGTCTCTGCGGGTGGGGCCTGGACGAACATCTCGCTCGCGACCGGACAGGCCGTCCCCAACCCGGCCATGCCACCTACGGTCGGCAACCCCACCTTTGACAAGTCGGGTCGGCTACTCTTCGTCTCCGGCGGGCGCCTGCTTGCCGCGGGACCCGGCGCACCACCGGTACCCATCAACTTCCGAGCGGACCTTCGGGTCGATCAGCGGGAAGAGGAACTGGCTCTGTTCGACGAGATCTGGTTCATGATGGACCGGTTCTACTACAACCCAGCGATGAACAACCGTAACTGGCCCGGCATCAAGGCGAAGTACGCCAAGGTCGTACCGTTCACGACGAGCCGAACCGACTTCTATGCGCTGATGGGCGAGATGATGGAGGAGCTCGACAGCTCGCACCTGGGCGCGACCGCACCCGACGAGACGGTCCGCGGCGAGAGCGACCAAACTGGCTTGCTCGGCGTGGAGTGGGATTGGAACGCGCTGGATGCACGCGGCGAGTACATCGTCGCATCGGTGCTACCCCTGTCTCCGGCCGCGCACCCGCAATCGACGCTGATGCCGGGGGATCGTATCGTGAAGGTCAACGGCCAGAGCCCGGCCCCGACGAACCCCATCGCCAAGATCCTCAATGGCCAGGCGAACAAGCGGGTGACACTCGACATCGTCCGCGATGGCGCGCCCCTGACCCTGCTCATCAAACCCACCGTGTTTGGTGCTGCGACCCCACTAGCGCAAGCCCAGTGGGTACGAAATAATCGCCTACTGGTAGATAAGCTAAGTAACGGAAAGCTCGGCTACGTCTACTATGCGAGCATGAGCCAGCCCGTGCAAGACAACTTCTTGCGCGAAATCCGAACCCAAACGCAGGGGAAGGAGGGACTGATCATCGACGTTCGGTACAACGGCGGCGGCAGCACCGCTCAGCAGGCGCTGGGCATCCTGATCAAGACCCCGTGGCTGGTCCGAACTCGTCGCGATGCGCCCGAACTGAAGATGAGCGAGAACATCTACCGTGGCGATAGCCTGGAACTCCCGTCCGCGCTCATGATCAACCAGTACAGCTTCAGCAATGCGGAGATCTTCGCCGAGGGCTTCCGCCGTCTGAAGATCGGACCGGTGGTCGGCGAGAGAACGGGTGGCGGCGTCATCGGGACTTCCGCTGCCGAACTGTGGGACGGCGGTAGCATCCGCATGCCCGCGTGGGGTGCCTACACGATTGATGGCGAGAACCTGGAGCGCAATGGCCGCCGAGCGGACATCAATGTCCTTTGGGATCCAAATGCTGCACTTGAAGGCCGCGATGTTCAGCTTGAAGCCGCGGTGCGAGCGTTGCTAAAAAAGACAAAGTAG
- the ftsY gene encoding signal recognition particle-docking protein FtsY: MFKRLMQRVDRMLGRGVIDDELYEDLEEALLEADTHVQTTSEILDQLRRLVRDEKITDPGDMKVRLRAAIAERFDQGASTSLIYASPGPTVYLFVGVNGVGKTTSIGKLAARLRRQGKTVLMAAGDTFRAAAIEQLEIWAERTGAEIVRTQPGADAAAVIFDAIHAAKARGIDYVLADTAGRQHSKGSLMEELGKVTRVLEKGLGRTADEVLLVLDANTGQNAIRQAEEFTKSAGVTGFILTKLDGTARGGALIGIYERFKVPVKLIGVGEKAEDLRDFDREWFAQNLFDES; this comes from the coding sequence ATGTTCAAGAGGCTGATGCAGCGTGTGGACCGGATGCTCGGTCGCGGTGTCATCGACGATGAACTGTATGAAGACCTCGAAGAGGCACTGCTTGAAGCCGACACCCACGTCCAGACCACGAGCGAAATCTTGGACCAACTGCGACGGCTGGTGCGCGACGAGAAGATCACCGATCCCGGCGACATGAAGGTCCGCCTCCGTGCAGCCATCGCGGAGCGGTTTGATCAGGGCGCGTCTACTTCCTTGATCTACGCATCGCCTGGTCCGACTGTCTACTTATTCGTCGGTGTGAACGGTGTTGGGAAGACGACCAGTATCGGCAAGCTCGCAGCGCGGCTGCGCAGGCAAGGAAAGACGGTCCTCATGGCCGCAGGCGACACCTTTCGCGCCGCCGCCATTGAGCAGTTGGAGATATGGGCGGAGCGGACGGGCGCGGAGATCGTGAGAACTCAGCCCGGGGCGGACGCCGCCGCCGTCATTTTTGATGCCATCCATGCGGCGAAGGCCCGCGGAATCGATTACGTCCTCGCTGACACCGCTGGGCGGCAGCATAGCAAGGGGAGTCTGATGGAAGAGCTCGGCAAGGTCACGCGAGTGCTCGAGAAGGGGCTGGGGCGGACCGCCGACGAAGTGCTGCTCGTGCTCGATGCGAACACGGGTCAGAACGCCATTCGCCAGGCCGAGGAGTTCACCAAATCGGCGGGCGTTACAGGTTTCATCCTTACGAAACTAGACGGAACCGCTCGGGGCGGCGCGCTGATCGGCATCTACGAGCGGTTCAAAGTCCCCGTCAAGCTCATCGGGGTCGGCGAAAAGGCCGAGGATCTGCGCGATTTTGACCGGGAATGGTTCGCGCAGAACCTCTTTGACGAGAGCTGA